The Kluyveromyces marxianus DMKU3-1042 DNA, complete genome, chromosome 6 genome window below encodes:
- the FRE1 gene encoding ferric/cupric-chelate reductase: MRAYVLLAWIFLWCRYPVNALVFVDSTIASACIYYELQYDWGCHSHSNGMKAYACRCGNTEWLGSVTECIYDNSPNERLRNHALRHVALRCKQKGGFHYSLEKMKGFRENATQYLREPTHKDLTTPVNAPLKVNESNYQYYHRGFKQYTVATERSQWFGWGLVFYWATIIALASFFNLSKRIFGFTWETNWIRRTFTLPPVLGRHHNSPYVLWKVIQISFPTHLQFWVIAVFLIQTVISCAVGYNIVTLPNPYFATLWYRNLTLISYRTDMMAISLFPIVYFFGIRNNPFITISGISYATFNLYHKWTAYVMVILGFIHSVIWTVWADSKDGGGYKVWWQDAYWQWGVFATMLSFFLVVHSYKWFRDLAYEFFLILHKIFNVMFIVCMYYHMNTLGWLGWIWAMVGIWGFDRVMRFAKIVLCGGLQTATVSDCGNGVVKMKVKKPKYLKFYPGSFAFVYFFSKYDPWVYTFQSHPFTILSVPEDSETHLTILFKAQKGITRNVLNRLLKAGVDEMQYNVMIEGPYGNSFPCYKNSKRKVVAMAGGLGVSAVFPHLKSVIEQTSTSIIHEFKWVVNDLNCLEWFGKELEWLASNNCRVTVICTNKEENMDFESISDYSEKPKQFHSKSSNLEVVNLASRPDIRQMVRESIENSEQNITVISCGPSSFLDDVRYSVKEELSTAKVDVDFEEESFTW, encoded by the coding sequence ATGAGAGCATACGTTTTACTAGCATGGATTTTCCTATGGTGTCGATATCCTGTTAACGCCTTAGTGTTTGTGGACTCAACTATTGCTTCCGCATGTATTTATTATGAACTACAGTACGATTGGGGCTGTCATTCCCATAGTAATGGTATGAAAGCTTACGCATGCAGATGTGGCAACACAGAGTGGCTCGGTTCGGTGACCGAGTGTATTTATGATAACTCACCTAACGAAAGATTGAGAAACCATGCGCTAAGACATGTGGCGCTACGTTGCAAGCAAAAAGGTGGCTTCCATTACTCATTAGAGAAGATGAAAGGTTTTAGAGAGAATGCTACGCAATATTTAAGGGAACCCACACATAAAGACTTGACTACACCAGTCAATGCACCATTGAAAGTAAACGAAAGTAATTATCAATATTATCATAGAGGTTTCAAGCAATATACAGTTGCTACTGAGCGGTCACAATGGTTTGGTTGGGGTTTGGTATTTTATTGGGCAACCATTATCGCCCTAGcatctttctttaatttgTCGAAGAGAATATTTGGATTTACCTGGGAGACAAACTGGATTAGGAGGACATTTACTTTGCCACCCGTTCTTGGTAGACATCATAATTCGCCATATGTTTTATGGAAAGTTATTCAAATTTCATTTCCAACCCACTTGCAATTTTGGGTCATTGCAGTGTTTTTAATCCAGACGGTTATTTCTTGCGCTGTCGGATACAACATTGTGACTTTACCAAATCCATATTTCGCGACACTATGGTACAGAAATTTGACCTTAATCTCCTACAGAACGGATATGATGGCTATATCATTATTCCCCATCGTTTACTTCTTTGGTATCCGTAACAACCCATTTATTACAATAAGTGGTATATCATACGCGACGTTTAACCTTTACCATAAATGGACTGCATATGTGATGGTGATTCTCGGTTTTATCCATTCCGTTATATGGACCGTTTGGGCAGACTCTAAAGATGGTGGTGGTTACAAAGTTTGGTGGCAGGATGCTTATTGGCAATGGGGTGTCTTTGCAACTATGTTGTCATTCTTCTTAGTTGTTCACAGCTACAAGTGGTTCAGGGATCTTGCATATGAATTCTTCCTCATTCTACACAAAATATTCAATGTCATGTTCATCGTTTGTATGTATTACCATATGAATACATTGGGTTGGTTAGGATGGATTTGGGCAATGGTTGGAATTTGGGGCTTTGATAGAGTCATGAGGTTCGCTAAGATAGTTCTGTGTGGTGGTTTACAAACTGCAACTGTATCAGATTGTGGAAATGGTGTTGTCAAGATGAAGGTTAAGAAGCCAAAGTACTTGAAGTTCTATCCAGGTTCCTTTGCCTTCGTTTATTTCTTCTCGAAGTACGACCCTTGGGTTTATACTTTCCAATCTCATCCATTCACAATCTTATCTGTGCCTGAAGATAGCGAAACACATCTGACAATTTTATTTAAGGCACAAAAGGGTATAACGAGAAACGTTCTCAATAGACTTCTCAAAGCAGGTGTTGATGAAATGCAATATAATGTGATGATAGAGGGTCCTTATGGAAACAGTTTCCCATGTTACAAAAATAGTAAGCGCAAAGTAGTAGCTATGGCGGGTGGTCTGGGTGTCAGTGCAGTATTCCCACATCTAAAGTCCGTTATTGAACAGACTTCAACAAGTATTATACATGAATTCAAATGGGTCGTCAATGATTTAAACTGCTTGGAATGGTTCGGAAAGGAATTAGAATGGCTAGCCTCGAATAACTGTCGTGTGACTGTCATTTGTACTAATAAAGAGGAAAATATGGATTTCGAATCTATATCGGACTACTCTGAAAAGCCAAAGCAATTTCATTCGAAGTCGTCCAATCTTGAAGTCGTCAATCTGGCAAGTCGTCCAGATATTCGTCAAATGGTTAGAGAAAGCATTGAAAACAGtgaacaaaatattacCGTTATTTCCTGTGGGCCATCATCATTCCTCGACGATGTCAGATACAGTGTTAAGGAGGAACTTTCTACTGCAAAAGTCGATGtcgattttgaagaagagtcGTTTACGTGGTAG